Proteins found in one Larimichthys crocea isolate SSNF chromosome I, L_crocea_2.0, whole genome shotgun sequence genomic segment:
- the gnpda1 gene encoding glucosamine-6-phosphate isomerase 1 produces MKLIILNDYDQASEWAAKYIRNKILLFKPGPDRYFTLGLPTGSTPLGCYKKLIEYYKNGEVSFQYVKTFNMDEYVGLPRDHPESYHSFMWNNFFKHIDIKAENTHILDGNAADLQAECETFEEKIKAAGGIQLFVGGIGPDGHIAFNEPGSSLVSRTRVKTLAKDTIMANARFFDGDLSKVPTMALTVGVGTVMDAKEVMILITGAHKAFALYKAIEEGVNHMWTVSAFQQHPQTVFVCDEDATLELRVKTVKYFKGMMHVHNKLVEIPPDGTKKN; encoded by the exons ATGAAGCTGATCATCCTCAATGACTACGACCAGGCAAGCGAGTGGGCTGCAAAGTACATCAGAAACAAGATTTTATTGTTCAAACCTGGCCCGGACAGATATTTCACTCTGGGGCTCCCTACAG GAAGCACACCCCTTGGTTGTTACAAGAAACTGATCGAGTACTACAAGAATGGAGAAGTCTCATTCCAGTACgtaaaaacattcaacatggATGAATATGTAG GGCTTCCCAGAGATCACCCTGAGAGCTACCACTCCTTCATGTGGAATAACTTCTTCAAGCACATAGACATAAAAGCCGAGAACACCCACATCCTGGATGGCAACGCCGCTGACCTGCAAGCAGAGTGCGAAACCTTTGAAGAGAAGATAAAAGCTGCTGGAGGGATTCAGCTCTTTGTCGGAG GTATTGGACCAGATGGCCACATTGCCTTCAATGAGCCTGGCTCAAGCCTGGTTTCCAGGACTAGGGTGAAGACGCTGGCAAAGGACACCATCATGGCTAACGCACGATTCTTTGATGGGGATCTCTCAAAGGTGCCCACCATGGCTCTGACTGTGGGAGTGGGCACTGTCATGGACGCAAAAGAG GTCATGATTCTTATCACGGGAGCACACAAGGCATTTGCTCTATACAAAGCTATAGAGGAAGGTGTAAATCACATGTGGACGGTGTCTGCGTTCCAGCAGCATCCACAGACTGTTTTTGTATGTGATGAAGACGCCACTCTGGAACTGCGTGTCAAAACTGTGAAGTACTTCAAAG GGATGATGCATGTGCACAACAAGCTGGTGGAGATTCCTCCTGATGGGACAAAGAAGAACTGA
- the ndfip1 gene encoding NEDD4 family-interacting protein 1: protein MAEQNSSVRYQELVNEEEPAQSSQEGAAQDAPPPYSSIAAANAAFFEYKEDGGRFPNPPSYSVATTLPSYDEAERSKEEAAIPLVTGRVTEDDFVARDDFEDADQLRIGNDGIFMLTFFMAFLFNWIGFFLSFCLTTSAAGRYGAISGFGLSLIKWVLIVRFSTYFPGYFDGQYWLWWVFLALGFMLFIRGFVNYSRVRKLADPTYATLPRTRVLFIY from the exons ATGGCGGAACAAAACAGCAGCGTCAGGTATCAGGAG CTGGTGAACGAGGAGGAACCCGCCCAGTCCTCCCAGGAGGGTGCTGCCCAGGATGCACCACCACCCTACAGCAGCATCGCTGCAGCAAACGCAG CTTTCTTTGAATACAaggaagatggagggagatTCCCCAACCCTCCATCCTACAGCGTTGCCACCACTTTGCCCTCCTACGATGAAGCTGAGAGAAGCAAAGAAGAGGCAGCCATCCCCCTGGTCACTGGAAGAGTCACG GAGGACGACTTTGTTGCCAGGGATGATTTTGAAGATGCTGACCAGCTGCGAATAGGAAATGACGGCATCTTCATGCTCACTTTCTTCA TGGCATTCCTCTTCAACTGGATCGGCTTCTTCTTGTCGTTCTGTTTGACCACATCAGCCGCTGGTCGATACGGGGCCATCTCTGGCTTTGGCCTGTCCCTCATCAAATGGGTTCTTATTGTCAGG TTTTCTACCTACTTCCCTGGTTACTTTGATGGGCAGTACTGGTTGTGGTGGGTGTTTCTGGCCCTGG GCTTCATGCTGTTCATCAGAGGCTTTGTTAACTACTCCAGAGTGCGTAAACTCGCTGATCCCACCTATGCCACTCTTCCCCGAACAAGGGTACTCTTCATCTATTAG
- the fgf1a gene encoding putative fibroblast growth factor 1 isoform X2, whose amino-acid sequence MADEEAFVSEDQTVDGGLLMLSDYRRLTRLYCMNGGYHLQILPDGTVHGQRDDRDDHTVLKLKAVDRGVVVIQGTEAGRYLAMSDEGRLYSSPTVTDECYFLEKLEENHYNTYQSQKHQEKNWRSSYCAEENVRSIIDREQLSQLKLNL is encoded by the exons ATGGCGGACGAGGAGGCGTTTGTATCCGAGGATCAGACCGTGGACGGCGGCCTGCTGATGCTGTCGGACTACAGGCGGCTGACTCGGCTGTACTGCATGAACGGCGGATATCACCTCCAGATCCTGCCCGATGGCACCGTGCATGGCCAGAGGGATGACAGGGACGATCACA ctgttttaaagctcaaagCTGTGGACAGAGGTGTGGTGGTCATCCAGGGAACAGAAGCCGGGCGATATTTGGCCATGAGTGATGAGGGTCGCTTGTACAGCTCA CCCACAGTAACGGATGAATGTTATTTCCTGGAGAAGTTGGAGGAGAACCACTACAACACATATCAATCTCAGAAACATCAGGAGAAGAACTG GAGATCTTCTTATTGCGCAGAAGAAAATGTAAGGAGTATCATCGACCGGGAACAACTGAGCCAACTGAAGCTCAACCTGTAG
- the fgf1a gene encoding putative fibroblast growth factor 1 isoform X1, whose amino-acid sequence MADEEAFVSEDQTVDGGLLMLSDYRRLTRLYCMNGGYHLQILPDGTVHGQRDDRDDHTVLKLKAVDRGVVVIQGTEAGRYLAMSDEGRLYSSPTVTDECYFLEKLEENHYNTYQSQKHQEKNWYVALKKNGKPKLGPRTHIGQKAIFFLPRQLRDSGE is encoded by the exons ATGGCGGACGAGGAGGCGTTTGTATCCGAGGATCAGACCGTGGACGGCGGCCTGCTGATGCTGTCGGACTACAGGCGGCTGACTCGGCTGTACTGCATGAACGGCGGATATCACCTCCAGATCCTGCCCGATGGCACCGTGCATGGCCAGAGGGATGACAGGGACGATCACA ctgttttaaagctcaaagCTGTGGACAGAGGTGTGGTGGTCATCCAGGGAACAGAAGCCGGGCGATATTTGGCCATGAGTGATGAGGGTCGCTTGTACAGCTCA CCCACAGTAACGGATGAATGTTATTTCCTGGAGAAGTTGGAGGAGAACCACTACAACACATATCAATCTCAGAAACATCAGGAGAAGAACTGGTACGTAGCTCTGAAAAAGAACGGAAAACCTAAACTGGGTCCAAGGACTCACATCGGCCAGAAGGCCATCTTCTTTCTGCCTCGACAGCTGCGTGATTCTGGGGAGTGA